Proteins from a single region of Pseudopedobacter saltans DSM 12145:
- the htpG gene encoding molecular chaperone HtpG, whose amino-acid sequence MQEKGTISIHTENIFPIIKKFLYSDNEIFLRELVSNAADATQKIKRLASLGQYNGELGDLRVDVSFDEKAKTITISDKGIGMTAEEIKKYINQIAFSGATEFVEKFKDAKDANEIIGKFGLGFYSAFMVASQVEIQSLSYQDGAEPARWICDGSTEFEIGPGNRTERGTDIILHINSESEEFLSQHKLQEILDKYFKFLPTKLVFGKRSESVEDGTDKDGKPQYKSVEVDNVINYAKPIWTIAPSELKEENYKEFYRQLYPFADDPLFWIHLNVDYPFNLTGVLYFPKVKTDMDFQRNKIKLFSRQVFITDEVKDIVPEFLMLLHGVIDSPDIPLNVSRSFLQADSNVKKINSYITKKVAEKLGELFKKDRTGYEEKWSDIGLFVKYGMISDEKFYEKAKDFGLLTSTDNKNYTLEEYKEKVKINQTDKDGNVVYLYTNDPDKQDAFIQSAQKKGYDVLLMNTPIDGHFVTNIEHKLEKVSIKRVDADVVDKLIDKDEKLEHILSEEQSNKVKEVFEKAINKPTYKVSVVAMSPEELPVTVTMDEFMRRMKEMAAMGGGGMQFYGSMPDSYNVAINGNHKLVSKILESADEKAQSELAKQAFDLALLSQGLLTGADLTAFVNRSVSLI is encoded by the coding sequence ATGCAGGAAAAAGGAACAATTTCTATTCATACCGAGAACATCTTCCCGATTATTAAAAAGTTCTTATACTCTGACAATGAAATTTTCTTACGTGAGTTAGTGTCTAACGCCGCGGATGCGACGCAGAAGATTAAAAGACTAGCTTCTTTAGGACAATACAATGGAGAATTAGGAGATTTAAGAGTTGATGTTTCTTTCGATGAGAAAGCAAAAACCATTACCATTAGTGATAAAGGTATTGGTATGACAGCCGAGGAAATCAAAAAATACATTAATCAGATAGCATTTTCCGGCGCAACAGAATTTGTAGAGAAATTTAAAGATGCTAAAGATGCCAACGAAATCATTGGTAAATTTGGTTTAGGATTCTATTCTGCGTTTATGGTTGCCAGCCAGGTAGAAATTCAATCCTTATCTTATCAGGATGGTGCAGAGCCGGCTCGCTGGATCTGCGACGGCAGTACAGAATTTGAAATCGGTCCTGGAAACAGAACAGAACGCGGTACAGATATTATCCTTCACATCAATTCAGAATCTGAAGAATTTTTAAGCCAGCATAAACTTCAGGAAATCCTTGATAAGTACTTCAAGTTCTTACCTACAAAATTAGTTTTTGGAAAAAGATCGGAAAGTGTTGAAGACGGAACTGACAAAGACGGAAAACCACAATACAAATCTGTAGAAGTTGATAATGTGATCAACTATGCGAAACCAATCTGGACAATCGCACCTTCTGAACTGAAAGAAGAAAATTATAAAGAATTCTATCGTCAGCTTTATCCATTTGCGGATGATCCTTTATTCTGGATTCATCTAAATGTTGATTATCCATTCAATTTAACCGGAGTACTTTATTTTCCGAAAGTAAAAACGGATATGGATTTCCAACGCAACAAAATCAAATTGTTCAGCAGGCAGGTTTTCATTACCGATGAGGTAAAAGACATCGTTCCCGAATTCCTGATGTTATTACATGGTGTTATCGATTCACCGGATATCCCACTGAACGTTTCAAGAAGTTTCTTACAGGCAGATTCTAACGTTAAAAAAATCAATAGCTACATCACTAAAAAAGTAGCTGAGAAATTAGGAGAGTTGTTCAAAAAAGATCGTACAGGTTACGAGGAAAAATGGAGCGACATTGGGCTGTTTGTTAAATACGGAATGATTAGCGATGAGAAATTCTATGAAAAAGCCAAAGATTTCGGATTGCTAACAAGTACCGATAATAAAAACTATACGCTGGAAGAATACAAAGAAAAAGTTAAAATAAATCAAACCGACAAAGACGGAAATGTGGTTTATTTATACACTAATGATCCAGATAAACAAGACGCCTTTATTCAATCTGCTCAGAAAAAAGGATACGACGTATTGTTGATGAACACACCTATCGATGGGCACTTTGTAACCAACATCGAGCATAAATTGGAAAAAGTAAGTATAAAGCGTGTTGATGCGGATGTTGTTGATAAGTTGATTGATAAAGACGAGAAATTAGAGCATATTCTTTCTGAAGAGCAATCTAATAAAGTGAAAGAAGTGTTTGAAAAAGCGATTAACAAACCAACTTATAAGGTTTCTGTTGTTGCTATGAGTCCGGAAGAGCTTCCCGTAACTGTTACAATGGACGAATTTATGCGTCGTATGAAAGAAATGGCTGCAATGGGTGGCGGTGGAATGCAATTTTACGGAAGCATGCCAGACAGCTATAATGTGGCAATTAACGGAAATCATAAATTGGTTAGCAAAATTTTGGAAAGCGCTGACGAAAAAGCTCAGTCTGAATTGGCTAAACAAGCTTTTGATCTTGCTTTATTATCACAAGGTTTATTAACCGGAGCAGATCTTACTGCTTTCGTGAATAGAAGCGTTTCGTTAATCTAA
- a CDS encoding thiol-disulfide oxidoreductase DCC family protein: MHSVILFDGVCNLCNSFVQFVIKHDKKERFMFASLQSDFAQKTLVNSFVASQKLSTVVLLEDRKTYSKSTAALRVLKKLNGLWPLLYVFIILPTFIRDAVYNLIAKNRYKWFGKKDSCMMPSPELRRRFLS; encoded by the coding sequence ATGCATTCTGTAATCCTTTTTGACGGTGTTTGTAACCTATGCAATAGTTTTGTACAATTCGTAATCAAACACGACAAGAAAGAAAGATTCATGTTTGCCTCGTTACAGTCCGACTTTGCGCAAAAAACATTAGTAAATTCCTTTGTTGCCAGTCAGAAATTGAGTACAGTCGTTCTCTTAGAGGACCGCAAAACTTATTCTAAATCTACTGCTGCGTTACGTGTGTTAAAGAAACTAAATGGTTTATGGCCATTGTTATATGTTTTTATTATTCTTCCAACTTTTATAAGAGATGCCGTTTATAATCTGATTGCTAAAAATAGGTATAAGTGGTTTGGTAAGAAAGATTCTTGCATGATGCCGTCTCCAGAATTGCGGCGTCGGTTTTTGTCTTAA
- a CDS encoding sensor histidine kinase, which produces MNWKKKASLHALIWLFLVAIFTLVATGGLNSSQGFLIHFLIMSVWNIIIFYTNLYLIIPVTLNKRKFFLWIAACTLLVIVFGFLKYFESFYMFNLSDMEISIKGKKIVSNEFWTDMISSLMVNGFFIFLSTVYKFTVDWFFNEKEKNDLEKQSLTAELSFLRSQINPHFLFNSLNNIYSLAYQKSDDAPTAILKLSEIMRYMLYESNDESVLLSKEINYLQSYIDLQKLRFKGEGQIELLVEGNIDSQVIVPLMLISFVENAFKHGIATDPAHPIKINISVFENNLLFTLSNLKNKQLNKDKTGGIGMSNVKRRLDLTYPNRYKLNVENNADDYFCELYLNL; this is translated from the coding sequence ATGAATTGGAAAAAGAAAGCATCATTACATGCATTAATCTGGCTGTTTTTAGTCGCAATTTTTACGTTAGTTGCCACCGGCGGACTAAACTCAAGTCAGGGGTTTCTGATTCATTTTTTAATTATGTCTGTGTGGAATATTATTATATTCTATACTAATCTCTACCTGATTATTCCCGTTACGCTCAATAAAAGGAAGTTCTTTTTATGGATTGCTGCCTGTACTTTACTTGTTATAGTCTTTGGTTTTCTTAAGTATTTCGAAAGCTTTTACATGTTCAACCTTAGCGACATGGAAATTAGTATCAAAGGAAAAAAGATTGTCAGCAACGAGTTTTGGACAGATATGATTTCTTCCCTAATGGTTAATGGCTTTTTTATTTTCCTAAGTACTGTTTATAAATTCACGGTAGATTGGTTCTTCAATGAAAAGGAAAAAAACGATCTGGAAAAGCAGAGCCTGACTGCCGAACTTTCATTTTTAAGATCTCAAATCAACCCACATTTTTTATTCAATTCTTTAAATAATATATATTCTCTCGCTTATCAAAAGTCGGATGACGCACCAACAGCAATTCTGAAACTTTCGGAAATTATGCGCTATATGCTTTATGAAAGTAATGATGAGAGTGTACTTTTAAGTAAGGAAATCAATTATTTACAAAGTTATATCGACTTGCAAAAACTCAGGTTTAAAGGTGAAGGCCAAATCGAATTGCTAGTTGAAGGAAATATAGACAGTCAGGTTATTGTTCCTTTGATGCTTATTTCATTCGTTGAAAATGCCTTTAAACATGGTATAGCGACAGACCCTGCGCATCCGATAAAAATTAATATCTCCGTTTTCGAAAATAATCTGTTATTTACTTTATCAAATCTTAAAAACAAGCAGTTAAATAAAGATAAAACCGGCGGAATCGGTATGTCTAACGTAAAAAGACGTTTGGATTTAACTTATCCCAACCGATATAAGTTAAATGTAGAGAATAATGCAGACGATTATTTCTGCGAATTATATCTAAATTTATAG
- a CDS encoding LytR/AlgR family response regulator transcription factor, whose translation MTNIRCIVVDDEPLAIDILNDYISKIPFLELIKSFRNPIEALQAVQNDEADLVFLDVQMPELTGIQFLKIANNKCKVILTTAYPEYALEGYELNVVDYLLKPIAFDRFYKAAEKAKALLSLSQTNGNAPLPSATNSAEQTTPKPAIGNDFIFVKTEHKIQKIYLNDILYIEGLKDYISIFTKTERIITLQSMKKMEETLPSYHFVRVHKSYIIALDKIESIERSRIFITDKIIPVGDTYRDEFFKIIENKNIT comes from the coding sequence ATGACAAATATTCGCTGTATTGTTGTAGACGATGAGCCACTTGCTATAGATATTTTGAATGATTACATTTCAAAAATCCCTTTTTTGGAACTGATAAAAAGCTTCCGGAATCCAATAGAAGCTTTACAGGCCGTACAAAATGACGAAGCAGATTTGGTTTTTCTAGATGTTCAGATGCCGGAACTCACCGGAATTCAATTTTTAAAAATCGCAAACAACAAATGCAAGGTTATTTTAACTACTGCCTATCCGGAATACGCTTTAGAAGGTTATGAACTTAATGTTGTCGATTACTTACTAAAACCCATTGCTTTTGACCGTTTTTATAAGGCCGCTGAAAAAGCTAAGGCTTTGCTTTCTTTGAGTCAAACTAACGGAAATGCTCCTTTACCGTCAGCAACAAATTCGGCAGAGCAAACTACCCCAAAGCCAGCTATTGGCAACGATTTCATATTTGTTAAAACAGAGCATAAAATCCAGAAAATCTATTTAAATGATATTTTATACATAGAAGGTCTTAAGGATTATATTTCCATTTTTACTAAAACAGAAAGGATCATCACCTTGCAAAGCATGAAAAAAATGGAAGAGACCTTGCCCTCATATCATTTTGTAAGGGTTCATAAATCTTACATTATTGCTTTGGATAAAATAGAAAGTATAGAACGTAGCCGGATTTTCATCACTGACAAAATTATTCCAGTTGGAGATACTTACCGGGATGAATTCTTTAAAATTATCGAAAACAAAAATATCACCTAA
- a CDS encoding DUF481 domain-containing protein, whose amino-acid sequence MFRSFCTLLLILLTKISFSQFNDSTKYYINFASSGSINKTQDGSSYLLNNGFQFQVRKEVIESNFYSNWIYGKQNQKLSNNDFSTTLDFNIYNRKAPNLYYWGLANYNTSYSLKINNQLLTGAGLAYNIINKNNQKLNVSDGILFDRSDIMLADSTQEIYSTWRNSFRLSFKFVINEIFTLQSTSFIQNSLDKKDDYIIKSNNGLIIKLTNWLSFETKYTFNKISRTKRENQLFSYGLKLEKYF is encoded by the coding sequence ATGTTTAGATCTTTTTGTACTTTATTATTGATATTACTGACGAAAATCAGTTTCTCGCAGTTTAACGATAGCACAAAGTATTATATCAACTTTGCGTCTTCCGGTTCTATCAATAAAACTCAGGATGGCAGCTCATATCTGCTAAACAACGGCTTTCAATTTCAGGTAAGAAAAGAAGTTATCGAATCAAATTTTTACAGTAATTGGATTTATGGCAAGCAAAATCAAAAACTAAGTAATAACGACTTTTCAACAACGTTAGATTTCAATATCTACAATAGAAAGGCTCCTAATTTATATTATTGGGGACTCGCAAATTACAACACCAGTTACTCCTTAAAAATCAACAATCAATTATTAACAGGAGCGGGGCTTGCCTACAACATCATCAACAAAAACAATCAAAAACTAAATGTCAGCGATGGTATTCTCTTTGACAGAAGTGACATTATGCTTGCAGATAGCACTCAGGAAATTTATAGCACATGGAGGAATTCATTCCGGCTGTCCTTTAAATTCGTTATCAATGAGATTTTTACACTACAAAGTACCAGTTTTATTCAAAATTCCCTGGATAAAAAAGACGATTATATCATCAAATCCAATAATGGTTTAATTATTAAATTGACAAATTGGCTTTCCTTCGAAACGAAATACACATTTAACAAGATTTCCCGGACAAAAAGGGAAAATCAATTATTTAGTTACGGATTAAAGCTGGAGAAGTATTTTTAG
- a CDS encoding lysophospholipid acyltransferase family protein, with product MNKFFGYFLSILHYLYFLLVLIVFQPIQWLSLKLGGYTAHKHSVDILNAFLISTYYVLGCRVSFTDEQHLPTGRPIIFVANHQSMYDIPPLIWFLRKYHAKFISKIELTKGIPSISFNLKHGGGANIDRKDSKQSIVEIAGLGTRMKKNNWSAVIFPEGTRSKTGAVKTFHIGGIATLLKKAPNALIVPIAIENSWKMNKYGKFPLSPFHHLKFTVLPSIEPAEKPIEEVVLAAENEIRTFVEKY from the coding sequence ATGAATAAGTTTTTCGGATATTTTTTAAGCATTTTACACTACCTGTATTTCCTTTTGGTGTTGATTGTTTTTCAACCAATCCAATGGCTTTCGCTGAAGCTGGGTGGCTACACAGCACATAAACATTCTGTAGACATTTTAAATGCTTTTCTAATCAGTACTTATTATGTATTAGGTTGTCGTGTTTCATTTACAGATGAACAACATCTACCTACCGGTCGTCCGATTATCTTTGTTGCCAACCATCAAAGTATGTATGATATTCCGCCTTTGATCTGGTTTCTAAGAAAATATCATGCAAAATTTATTTCGAAGATAGAATTAACAAAAGGTATTCCTTCCATATCCTTTAATTTAAAACACGGGGGCGGCGCAAACATAGATCGCAAAGATTCTAAACAAAGTATTGTAGAAATTGCAGGTTTGGGGACAAGGATGAAAAAAAACAATTGGAGCGCAGTAATTTTCCCGGAGGGTACTCGATCAAAAACAGGCGCAGTAAAAACCTTTCATATTGGCGGAATTGCAACTTTATTGAAAAAAGCTCCAAATGCTTTAATCGTGCCAATTGCAATAGAGAACTCGTGGAAGATGAATAAATATGGTAAGTTTCCTTTAAGTCCTTTTCATCATCTTAAATTCACCGTTTTGCCATCGATAGAACCGGCAGAGAAGCCCATCGAAGAAGTTGTTCTGGCTGCAGAAAACGAAATCAGAACTTTTGTAGAGAAGTACTAA
- a CDS encoding thioredoxin family protein, which produces MKKVFIFIALMGVFFSVEAQNAAPKIYNPNANAQEQLEDAIAKAKVENKNVFIQIGGNWCVWCLRFNELVNADKNLNSLLNNNFVVVHLNYSKENKNEVILKQLEFPQRFGFPVFVILDQNGKRIHTQNSVYLESGDGHDAEKVSDFLKAWAPAALDPKNYKY; this is translated from the coding sequence ATGAAAAAGGTATTTATTTTTATAGCGTTAATGGGCGTTTTCTTTTCTGTAGAAGCACAAAATGCAGCGCCTAAAATTTATAATCCGAATGCTAATGCGCAGGAGCAGCTAGAAGATGCAATCGCAAAAGCCAAAGTGGAAAACAAAAACGTTTTTATACAAATTGGAGGAAATTGGTGCGTTTGGTGTTTACGGTTTAACGAATTGGTGAATGCGGATAAAAATCTGAATAGTTTACTTAACAACAATTTTGTTGTTGTACACCTGAATTATAGTAAGGAAAATAAAAATGAAGTCATATTAAAGCAATTGGAGTTTCCCCAACGTTTTGGTTTTCCTGTTTTTGTAATCCTTGATCAGAACGGAAAGCGAATACATACACAAAATTCGGTTTATTTAGAATCTGGTGATGGGCATGATGCAGAAAAAGTGTCCGATTTTTTGAAAGCGTGGGCGCCTGCAGCATTGGATCCTAAAAACTATAAATATTAG
- the typA gene encoding translational GTPase TypA, with protein sequence MQNIRNIAIIAHVDHGKTTTVDKILHTCETFRDNQETGELILDNNDLERERGITIVSKNVSVRYKDVKINIIDTPGHADFGGEVERVLKMADGVLLLCDAFEGAMPQTRFVTQKALALGLKPIVVVNKVDKENCRPEEVYEQIFDLFFNLGATEEQLEFPVIYGSSKNGWMSTDWQKPTDNFFPLLDTILEHIQPAPFKEGTLQMQITSLDYSSFVGRIAIGRVARGTIKENQPVSLVKRDGSVVKSRVKELYTFEGLGKIKVSEVKAGDICAVVGIDGFDIGDTIADFENPEQLEVISIDEPTMNMLFTINNSPFFGKEGKFVTSQKLRERLYKELEKNLALRVVETDQPDAYLVYGRGILHLSVLIETMRREGYELQVGQPQVIVKEIDGRKCEPIEVLTVDVPGDVSGKVIELVTQRKGELLVMEPKGDLQHLEFEIPSRGIIGLRNNVLTATGGEAIMAHRFKDYEPWKGSIPGRSAGVLISMDKGQTTAYSIDKLQDRGRFFVEPGVDVYEGQIVGEHIRDNDLVVNLVKGKQLTNMRASGSDDNVRIAPAIKFSLEECMEYIQADEYIEVTPQNIRLRKIYLTENERKINAKRFVTE encoded by the coding sequence ATGCAAAACATTAGAAATATAGCGATTATCGCTCACGTTGACCACGGTAAAACCACAACGGTTGACAAAATCTTACACACTTGCGAAACATTCAGAGACAATCAGGAAACAGGAGAATTAATTCTAGATAATAACGACTTAGAGCGTGAAAGAGGGATTACAATCGTTTCTAAAAACGTTTCTGTTAGATACAAAGATGTAAAAATCAATATCATCGATACTCCGGGCCACGCGGATTTTGGTGGAGAAGTAGAACGTGTATTGAAAATGGCAGACGGTGTTTTATTGCTTTGTGACGCTTTTGAAGGTGCCATGCCTCAAACTCGTTTCGTGACGCAAAAAGCTTTGGCCTTAGGTTTGAAGCCTATTGTTGTTGTAAATAAAGTTGATAAGGAAAACTGTCGCCCTGAAGAGGTTTACGAACAAATATTCGATCTATTCTTCAACTTAGGTGCAACGGAAGAACAATTGGAATTTCCAGTTATTTACGGTTCTTCTAAAAATGGATGGATGAGTACAGACTGGCAAAAACCAACTGATAACTTCTTCCCGTTGTTAGACACAATTTTAGAACATATTCAACCGGCTCCATTTAAAGAGGGAACATTGCAAATGCAAATTACTTCTTTAGATTATTCTTCTTTCGTTGGCCGTATTGCGATTGGTAGAGTTGCAAGAGGTACAATAAAAGAAAACCAACCGGTTTCTTTGGTTAAAAGAGATGGATCTGTTGTAAAATCAAGAGTTAAAGAGCTTTATACTTTCGAAGGTTTAGGTAAAATTAAAGTTTCTGAAGTAAAAGCAGGAGATATTTGTGCGGTTGTTGGAATTGATGGATTTGATATCGGTGACACAATTGCAGATTTTGAAAATCCAGAGCAATTGGAAGTTATTTCTATTGATGAACCAACAATGAACATGTTGTTCACCATTAACAACTCTCCTTTCTTTGGAAAGGAAGGTAAATTCGTTACTTCTCAGAAATTGAGAGAGCGTCTTTATAAGGAGTTGGAGAAAAACCTGGCATTAAGAGTTGTTGAAACTGATCAGCCGGATGCTTATTTGGTTTACGGAAGAGGTATTCTGCATTTGTCTGTATTGATTGAAACAATGCGTCGCGAAGGTTATGAGCTTCAGGTTGGACAACCACAGGTAATCGTTAAAGAAATTGATGGCAGGAAATGTGAGCCTATAGAAGTTTTAACGGTGGATGTTCCAGGAGATGTTTCTGGTAAAGTTATTGAGTTGGTAACTCAACGTAAAGGGGAGTTATTGGTAATGGAACCAAAAGGAGATTTACAGCATTTGGAATTCGAAATTCCTTCTCGTGGTATTATCGGCTTACGTAATAATGTCTTGACAGCGACAGGCGGAGAGGCAATTATGGCTCACCGTTTTAAAGATTATGAGCCTTGGAAAGGATCAATCCCAGGACGTTCTGCCGGTGTATTGATCTCTATGGATAAAGGCCAAACGACAGCTTATTCGATTGATAAATTACAGGACAGAGGCCGTTTCTTTGTAGAGCCGGGAGTTGATGTTTATGAAGGGCAAATAGTTGGTGAGCATATCCGCGATAATGATTTAGTTGTAAACCTTGTAAAAGGAAAGCAATTAACTAATATGAGGGCTTCTGGTTCTGATGATAACGTTAGAATAGCCCCGGCTATTAAATTTTCTTTGGAAGAATGTATGGAATATATCCAGGCAGATGAGTATATCGAGGTAACTCCACAAAATATTCGTTTAAGAAAAATATATCTTACGGAGAACGAGCGTAAAATCAACGCTAAGAGATTCGTGACAGAATAA
- a CDS encoding FeoB-associated Cys-rich membrane protein, translating to MDTQTILVFAIFALAVFYVSRLVYRSIFAKKGCASNCGKCSADFSHIPTDKK from the coding sequence ATGGATACGCAAACTATTTTGGTCTTCGCTATTTTTGCACTGGCTGTATTCTATGTCTCGAGGTTGGTATACAGATCTATTTTTGCAAAAAAAGGGTGTGCAAGCAATTGCGGCAAATGCAGTGCTGACTTTTCTCACATCCCCACCGACAAGAAATAA
- the ispF gene encoding 2-C-methyl-D-erythritol 2,4-cyclodiphosphate synthase has product MKIKVGFGFDVHQLKDDHPFIVGGVKLEHHRGAFGHSDADVLAHAICDALLGAANLGDIGHHFKNTDERWRGISSLILLTKCVELIGEKGFKVGNVDAMLCLEAPKIKPYIEEMKVNIAKAMRCDVEDISIKATTGETMGFVGREEGVVAYATCLIQKD; this is encoded by the coding sequence ATGAAGATTAAAGTTGGTTTTGGATTTGACGTACATCAATTAAAAGATGATCATCCGTTTATTGTTGGGGGTGTTAAATTAGAACACCATCGGGGAGCTTTCGGACATTCCGATGCAGATGTATTGGCTCATGCTATTTGTGATGCACTTTTAGGCGCTGCAAACTTAGGAGATATAGGTCATCATTTTAAAAATACGGATGAAAGGTGGAGGGGAATCAGTAGTCTTATTCTTCTAACAAAGTGTGTGGAGTTAATTGGAGAAAAGGGATTTAAGGTTGGGAATGTAGACGCTATGCTTTGTTTGGAAGCGCCGAAAATAAAGCCTTATATAGAAGAAATGAAAGTGAATATCGCAAAAGCAATGAGATGCGATGTAGAGGATATTTCTATAAAAGCGACAACCGGAGAAACAATGGGGTTCGTTGGACGGGAAGAAGGAGTTGTAGCTTATGCAACTTGTTTAATACAAAAAGACTAA
- the porV gene encoding type IX secretion system outer membrane channel protein PorV, with product MMKKKVYALFAITTLCFYNAYSQSSGDVSSDGRSGNIISTGVPFLLVAPDAKAGAMGEVGVATAPDGNSIHWNPSKLAFLKDSYGVSVSYSPWMQKFVPDINIAYLSGYYRLDERNVLGGSLRYFSYGDIQMTDDAGNPQGTYNPNELSVDASLARSFGQNFSLGTAVRFIYSNLTSGMVNSANQNKAGVALAADVSGYYKSDRKSFLDNEATYTFGVNISNIGTKISYTDAGPKYFLPTNLRLGGGITYHIDDDNDFMLTVDANKLLVPSDPNSTKSVPAGIFSSFGDAPGGFSEEMKEINFGFGAEYLFNKQFALRAGYFYENPNKGNRNYLTLGAGFKYNIVNIDMAYIAANTQKSPLAQTLRFSLSLNFAEVAEAVKK from the coding sequence ATGATGAAAAAGAAAGTTTACGCTCTGTTCGCAATAACCACTCTTTGTTTTTATAATGCATATTCACAATCCTCGGGTGATGTGAGCTCTGATGGGAGATCTGGCAATATTATTTCAACAGGAGTGCCTTTTTTGTTAGTTGCTCCTGATGCAAAAGCCGGAGCAATGGGAGAAGTTGGCGTAGCGACCGCCCCGGATGGAAACTCGATTCACTGGAATCCCTCTAAACTTGCTTTTTTAAAAGATTCTTATGGCGTTTCTGTAAGTTATAGCCCCTGGATGCAAAAATTTGTGCCCGATATTAATATTGCTTATTTAAGTGGGTATTATAGATTGGATGAAAGGAATGTTTTAGGAGGATCATTGAGATATTTTTCTTATGGAGATATACAAATGACTGATGATGCCGGAAACCCACAAGGAACATATAATCCTAACGAACTTTCTGTTGATGCATCATTAGCGAGAAGTTTTGGGCAGAATTTTTCATTAGGAACAGCAGTACGCTTTATTTATTCGAACTTAACCAGCGGTATGGTTAACTCTGCAAACCAAAATAAAGCAGGTGTAGCTTTGGCAGCCGATGTGTCCGGTTATTATAAAAGTGATAGAAAATCATTTTTAGATAATGAGGCGACTTATACTTTTGGTGTAAATATTTCTAATATTGGAACAAAGATTTCTTATACAGACGCTGGGCCAAAATATTTTTTACCAACCAATCTGAGACTTGGTGGAGGTATTACTTATCATATTGATGACGATAATGATTTTATGTTAACTGTTGATGCTAATAAATTATTAGTTCCTTCAGATCCTAACAGTACTAAATCTGTTCCTGCTGGAATTTTTAGTTCTTTTGGCGATGCTCCGGGAGGTTTTTCAGAAGAGATGAAAGAGATTAATTTTGGTTTCGGGGCGGAGTATCTTTTTAATAAGCAGTTTGCTTTAAGAGCTGGTTATTTTTATGAAAATCCTAATAAAGGAAACCGTAACTACCTAACTTTAGGTGCGGGTTTCAAGTATAATATCGTAAATATAGATATGGCTTACATAGCTGCAAACACCCAAAAATCTCCTTTAGCCCAAACTTTAAGATTTTCCCTGTCTCTTAACTTTGCTGAGGTTGCCGAGGCTGTTAAAAAATAG